One Acropora palmata chromosome 2, jaAcrPala1.3, whole genome shotgun sequence genomic window carries:
- the LOC141873278 gene encoding eukaryotic translation initiation factor 4E-binding protein 1-like isoform X2, with translation MTQPWYNTEHAQPNLVTPGGRFRAKADVVWRVSKIEGVPHFLRRKYFTMNDSETSVLPSESRAIPSRRVVLNDPGQLPIDCSTTPGGTIFSTTPGGTRIIYERKFLLELRNSPLSRTPPQNLPLIPGVTCDKKAKPASPKDNGVPTTHAENDKNEVDQEEPQFEMEI, from the exons ATGACGCAACCTTGGTACAACACTGAACATGCGCAGCCGAATCTCGTGACTCCTGGTGGAAGATTTAGAGCGAAGGCAGACGTAGTTTGGAGAGTGTCTAAGATAGAGGGAGTTCCACACTTTTTACGACGAAAATACTTTACAATGAATGACTCAGAGACAAGCGTTTTGCCATCAGAATCACGAGCGATTCCTTCCAGACGAGTTGTCTTAAATGATCCAGGCCAATTACCGATCGATTGTTCTACTACTCCGGGTGGAACCATATTTTCAACTACGCCAGGCG GTACACGCATAATTTATGAGCGGAAGTTTTTGCTCGAGCTGCGCAACTCTCCTTTATCGCGCACCCCTCCACAGAATCTACCACTGATACCTGGTGTGACTTGTGATAAGAAAGCCAAACCTGCAAGTCCTAAGGACAACGGTGTGCCTACCACACATGCAGAAAATGACAAGAATGAGG TGGATCAAGAAGAACCTCAATTTGAGATGGAAATCTGA
- the LOC141873278 gene encoding eukaryotic translation initiation factor 4E-binding protein 1-like isoform X1, whose translation MTQPWYNTEHAQPNLVTPGGRFRAKADVVWRVSKIEGVPHFLRRKYFTMNDSETSVLPSESRAIPSRRVVLNDPGQLPIDCSTTPGGTIFSTTPGGTRIIYERKFLLELRNSPLSRTPPQNLPLIPGVTCDKKAKPASPKDNGVPTTHAENDKNEGNHVDQEEPQFEMEI comes from the exons ATGACGCAACCTTGGTACAACACTGAACATGCGCAGCCGAATCTCGTGACTCCTGGTGGAAGATTTAGAGCGAAGGCAGACGTAGTTTGGAGAGTGTCTAAGATAGAGGGAGTTCCACACTTTTTACGACGAAAATACTTTACAATGAATGACTCAGAGACAAGCGTTTTGCCATCAGAATCACGAGCGATTCCTTCCAGACGAGTTGTCTTAAATGATCCAGGCCAATTACCGATCGATTGTTCTACTACTCCGGGTGGAACCATATTTTCAACTACGCCAGGCG GTACACGCATAATTTATGAGCGGAAGTTTTTGCTCGAGCTGCGCAACTCTCCTTTATCGCGCACCCCTCCACAGAATCTACCACTGATACCTGGTGTGACTTGTGATAAGAAAGCCAAACCTGCAAGTCCTAAGGACAACGGTGTGCCTACCACACATGCAGAAAATGACAAGAATGAGGGTAATCATG TGGATCAAGAAGAACCTCAATTTGAGATGGAAATCTGA